In the Deltaproteobacteria bacterium genome, AGGGCCGAGATCTATTTCCATGGCCTTCCAGGAGGAATTATCCCCACCCCGGCCCAGGTGGCCGGATTCATCCGATCGGCCGTCAAGGGCGACGGAACCGTGGGCCGGAGGATTGACGTATGAGCGAACAAATTGAGTACACGAAAATATTCGGCAGGCCCGAATCCTTGAAGGAGACGCCGACCCATTACTGCCCCGGATGCGGCCACTCCGTGGCCCACAGGCTGGTGGCCGAATGTCTGGATGAATTGGGACTTCGCGAAAAGACCATCGGGGTCCCGCCCGTAGGCTGTGCAGTTCTTGCTTACAACTACTTTAATTTCGATATGGTTGAAGCCCCCCATGGACGGGCCCTGGCAGTCGCCACTGGCATCAAGCGGGTCCATCCGGACAAGTTCGTCCTCACCTACCAGGGTGACGGGGACCTGGCCGCCATCGGAACAGCCGAGACCATTCATGCAGCCAACCGGGGAGAAAGGATATCGACAATCTTTATCAATAACGCCATCTACGGCATGACCGGCGGTCAGATGGCCCCTACGACCATCTTAGGCCAGAACGCAACCACGGCCCCCGGCGGTCGGGACCCCCGTCTCCACGGCAGTCCGATAGACATCTCCCGCATGTTGGCGGTCAGCAACGGCGTGGTATTTGTGGAACGTTGCGCCTTGGACTCGGTTAAAGAAATTCGCAAGGCCAAGAAGGCCATCAAGAAGGCCTTCCAGTGCCAGCTGGATGACCTGGGCTTCGCCCTGGTGGAACTTCTCTCCCCATGCCCCACTAACTGGAAGATGACCCCTAAGGCCGCATGGGACTGGGTGGCCGAGGAGATGGTAAAGACCTACCCCTTGGGCGTCATCAAAGATATTACCGGATACGAGGACAAAAAATGATTACCAGAACAACGTTTGCAGGCTTCGGAGGCCAGGGCGTCCTCCTTATGGGGTATGTGCTGAGCCACGGGGCCATGCATAAAGGACTCAATGTAACCTATTTTCCTTCCTACGGCGCTGAGATGCGGGGCGGAACAGCCAACTGCACGGTGACCCTGTCCGACAAGAAAATCGCCTCGCCGGTGGCGTCCAACCCGGATATTGTCGTGGCCATGAACTTCCCCTCACTTCAGAAGTTTGAGCCCACCGTGGTTCAGGGGGGGACTGTTTTTCTGAACGCCTCCCTGTTTGAGGAAAAGCCCTCTCGCAAGGATATCGAGGTCGTCTCAGTGCCCACGCTGGAATTGGCCCGCGAGGCCGGATCGGAACGGGGAGGGAATATGGTCATGATAGGAACGGTCTGCGCCAAAACAGGGATGCTGTCCCTGGACGACACGATTAAGGGGATGCAGGCTGCACTCAAGGGAAAGGAAAAGTTTTTTGGACAGAATCAGAAGGCTATTGAAAGGGGATTCGCCTTTATCAGCGACGGAAAATAGCCTGCAGCTCTGAATTAGCCGATAATAATAATTATCGAATTCGGTGCTGAGATGACCGCGTGTTATCCACAATGCCACGCCGCAACCACCAGCACCGGGGCTGATAATGTCCATTTCCCAAATCGGACGACCCCTCGCTCACCTTAGTTATCAGTTGCCGAGCACAATCCGCACAAATACCCCCGAAGCTATGTCG is a window encoding:
- a CDS encoding 2-oxoglutarate oxidoreductase, with the protein product MSEQIEYTKIFGRPESLKETPTHYCPGCGHSVAHRLVAECLDELGLREKTIGVPPVGCAVLAYNYFNFDMVEAPHGRALAVATGIKRVHPDKFVLTYQGDGDLAAIGTAETIHAANRGERISTIFINNAIYGMTGGQMAPTTILGQNATTAPGGRDPRLHGSPIDISRMLAVSNGVVFVERCALDSVKEIRKAKKAIKKAFQCQLDDLGFALVELLSPCPTNWKMTPKAAWDWVAEEMVKTYPLGVIKDITGYEDKK
- a CDS encoding 2-oxoacid:acceptor oxidoreductase family protein, translating into MITRTTFAGFGGQGVLLMGYVLSHGAMHKGLNVTYFPSYGAEMRGGTANCTVTLSDKKIASPVASNPDIVVAMNFPSLQKFEPTVVQGGTVFLNASLFEEKPSRKDIEVVSVPTLELAREAGSERGGNMVMIGTVCAKTGMLSLDDTIKGMQAALKGKEKFFGQNQKAIERGFAFISDGK